In Duganella zoogloeoides, a single genomic region encodes these proteins:
- the gltX gene encoding glutamate--tRNA ligase, whose translation MTNAPAKPVRTRFAPSPTGYLHLGGARTALYSWAFARHFGGTFVLRIEDTDLERSTPEAVQAIIEGMEWLGLAHDEGPFYQMQRMDRYREVLAQMLEAGTAYQCYSSPEEVEAMRERMRAAGEKPRYDGTWRPEPGKTLPAIPAGRKPVLRFKNPLDGEVTWNDFVKGSITIGNKELDDLVIARPDGTPTYNFCVAIDDLDMEISHVLRGDDHVNNTPRQINILRAIGAPLPEYGHLPMILGSDGAKMSKRKDAVNVMDYPAQGYLPEAILNYLARLGWSHGDEEVFSMAQMIEWFDGSHLSNSAAQFNIEKLNWLNNHYIKQADNERLADLARPRMLDNGAEFDGAPALGVVLGLMKERTNTVNELADASMLFFRTPQPDAALLTQHVTDAVKPALAQFAERCQTVEWNKAALAAMIKEVLAANGLKMPQMAMPLRLFLTGQLQTPAIDAVLEIFGRETVVARVAKFL comes from the coding sequence ATGACCAACGCACCAGCCAAACCAGTCCGTACCCGTTTCGCCCCCAGCCCGACCGGCTATCTCCACCTGGGCGGCGCCCGCACGGCGCTGTACTCGTGGGCCTTCGCCCGCCACTTCGGCGGCACCTTTGTGCTGCGTATCGAAGACACCGACCTGGAGCGCTCCACGCCGGAAGCGGTGCAAGCCATCATCGAAGGCATGGAGTGGCTGGGCCTGGCCCACGACGAAGGCCCGTTCTACCAGATGCAGCGCATGGACCGCTACCGCGAAGTGCTGGCGCAGATGCTGGAAGCCGGCACCGCCTACCAGTGCTATTCGTCGCCCGAAGAAGTGGAAGCGATGCGCGAACGCATGCGCGCCGCCGGTGAAAAGCCGCGCTACGACGGCACCTGGCGCCCGGAGCCGGGCAAGACCCTGCCGGCCATTCCCGCAGGCCGCAAGCCGGTGTTGCGTTTTAAAAATCCGCTCGATGGCGAAGTGACCTGGAACGACTTCGTCAAAGGTTCGATCACCATCGGTAACAAGGAACTGGACGACCTGGTGATCGCCCGCCCGGACGGCACGCCGACGTACAACTTCTGCGTGGCCATCGACGACCTCGACATGGAAATCAGCCACGTGCTGCGTGGCGACGACCATGTTAACAATACGCCGCGCCAGATCAACATCCTGCGCGCCATCGGCGCGCCGCTGCCGGAATACGGCCACCTGCCGATGATCCTCGGTTCGGATGGCGCCAAGATGTCCAAGCGCAAGGACGCCGTCAACGTGATGGACTACCCGGCGCAAGGCTATCTGCCGGAAGCGATCCTCAATTACCTGGCGCGCCTGGGCTGGAGCCACGGCGACGAAGAGGTGTTCTCGATGGCGCAGATGATCGAATGGTTCGACGGCAGCCACCTGTCGAATTCGGCCGCGCAGTTCAATATCGAAAAGCTGAACTGGCTGAACAACCACTATATCAAGCAGGCCGACAACGAACGCCTGGCCGACCTGGCCCGCCCGCGCATGCTGGACAACGGCGCCGAGTTCGACGGCGCGCCGGCGCTGGGGGTGGTGCTGGGCCTGATGAAGGAACGCACCAACACCGTCAACGAACTGGCCGACGCATCGATGCTGTTCTTCCGCACGCCGCAGCCCGACGCTGCGCTGCTGACCCAGCACGTGACCGATGCCGTGAAGCCGGCGCTGGCGCAGTTTGCCGAGCGCTGCCAGACGGTGGAGTGGAACAAGGCCGCGCTGGCTGCCATGATCAAGGAAGTGCTGGCTGCGAACGGTTTGAAGATGCCGCAGATGGCCATGCCGCTGCGCCTGTTCCTGACCGGCCAGTTGCAGACGCCGGCGATCGACGCGGTGCTGGAAATCTTCGGTCGCGAGACCGTTGTGGCGCGCGTGGCGAAGTTCCTTTAA
- a CDS encoding alanine racemase — MELNLETPALLLDEARMQHNMARMQERMNVLGVAFRPHVKTSKCLEVARRQLALGARGITVSTLKEAEQFFAAGVDDILYAVAIVPNKLDHALRLVRAGLRLTMLVESSAMAAEVARHGREHGVCYDVLIEVDTDGHRSGIAPADPLLLDVAAALTGGARLKGVMTHAGSSYDLHTPEALAAMAEQERSRCVDAAERLRAAGHACEVVSVGSTPTALSARHLDGVTEVRAGVYVFFDLVMAGVGVCETGDIALSVLCTVIGHRPLDGWIITDAGWMAMSRDRGTQKQVRDYGYGMVCDADGNAIAELAFNQANQEHGVLQWTGDIVDLAARYPVGSSLRIVPNHACATGAQHPFYYVLPQEGGVPRKWERFSGW, encoded by the coding sequence ATGGAACTGAACCTGGAAACCCCGGCACTGCTGCTGGACGAAGCGCGCATGCAGCACAATATGGCGCGCATGCAGGAGCGCATGAATGTTCTTGGTGTGGCATTCCGCCCGCACGTCAAAACCAGTAAGTGCCTGGAAGTAGCCAGGCGCCAGTTGGCGCTCGGTGCGCGCGGCATCACGGTGTCCACCTTGAAAGAGGCCGAGCAGTTTTTCGCGGCGGGTGTGGACGACATCCTGTACGCGGTGGCCATCGTGCCGAACAAGCTCGATCACGCACTGCGGCTGGTGCGCGCCGGGCTGCGCCTGACGATGCTGGTGGAATCGAGCGCCATGGCTGCCGAGGTGGCGCGCCACGGACGGGAACATGGCGTGTGTTACGACGTGCTGATCGAAGTCGATACCGACGGCCACCGCTCCGGCATCGCCCCTGCCGACCCGCTGCTGCTCGACGTGGCGGCTGCCCTGACCGGCGGCGCACGCTTGAAGGGTGTGATGACCCATGCCGGCAGTTCCTACGATTTGCACACGCCCGAGGCCCTGGCCGCCATGGCCGAGCAGGAGCGCAGCCGCTGTGTCGATGCGGCCGAACGGCTGCGCGCGGCCGGCCATGCGTGCGAAGTGGTCAGCGTCGGCTCCACGCCCACCGCGCTGTCGGCCCGCCACCTCGATGGCGTGACGGAGGTGAGGGCGGGCGTGTACGTGTTTTTCGACCTGGTGATGGCTGGCGTGGGCGTGTGCGAAACTGGCGATATCGCCTTGTCCGTCCTGTGCACGGTGATCGGCCACCGCCCGCTTGATGGCTGGATCATTACCGACGCCGGCTGGATGGCCATGAGCCGCGACCGCGGCACCCAAAAGCAGGTGCGCGATTATGGCTACGGCATGGTGTGCGATGCCGATGGCAACGCCATCGCCGAACTGGCATTCAACCAGGCCAACCAGGAGCACGGCGTGTTGCAATGGACCGGTGACATCGTCGATCTGGCGGCGCGGTACCCGGTGGGCAGCAGCCTGCGCATCGTGCCCAATCACGCCTGCGCCACCGGCGCCCAGCACCCCTTCTATTATGTATTGCCACAGGAGGGCGGTGTGCCGCGCAAATGGGAGCGTTTCAGCGGCTGGTGA
- a CDS encoding ornithine cyclodeaminase family protein, translating into MRDTAQLLLLDRDAIAALLTADLALHAVRDAFTLHSRREGRVFPVVREQLADGVFGIKSGDVAARRLLGFKAAGFWPANRLHGGEPHQATVMLFDPATGRPMCLMDGNAITTARTAAAAELGTLLLARADSTRLTVFGTGVQARAQVAAAMRALPALASVRYVSRDGKPDARFEAALADQRNMRGVGDASNVSNMGSVSDMCSIRHAPDADIAVADSDVVITATPGGGALFNIDAVRPGTHFTCVGADTRGKRELPEGLLERSRVVADDRAQALALGEMQWAADIECVELGDVLTGGAFTRAENDVTVFDMTGLALQDLVLGECLFAAALEAGVGNGVAWPW; encoded by the coding sequence ATGCGCGACACCGCCCAATTGCTGCTGCTCGATCGCGATGCCATCGCCGCCCTGCTCACCGCCGACCTCGCCCTGCACGCCGTGCGCGACGCCTTTACCCTGCACAGCCGGCGCGAAGGGAGGGTGTTCCCGGTGGTGCGGGAACAGTTGGCGGACGGCGTATTCGGTATCAAGTCCGGCGACGTGGCGGCGCGCCGCCTGCTGGGCTTCAAGGCGGCCGGCTTCTGGCCCGCCAACCGGCTGCACGGTGGCGAACCGCACCAGGCCACGGTGATGCTGTTCGATCCCGCCACCGGCCGGCCGATGTGCCTGATGGACGGCAACGCCATCACCACCGCGCGCACGGCCGCCGCCGCCGAACTGGGGACGCTGCTGCTGGCGCGCGCCGACAGCACCCGCCTGACCGTGTTCGGCACCGGCGTGCAGGCCCGCGCCCAGGTGGCGGCCGCCATGCGCGCCCTGCCCGCGCTGGCGTCGGTGCGTTACGTGTCGCGCGATGGCAAGCCGGACGCGCGGTTCGAGGCTGCCCTGGCCGACCAGCGCAACATGCGCGGCGTTGGCGACGCGTCCAACGTGAGCAACATGGGCAGCGTGTCCGACATGTGCAGCATACGCCACGCGCCAGACGCAGACATAGCGGTGGCCGACAGCGACGTGGTCATCACGGCCACGCCAGGCGGCGGTGCGCTATTTAATATTGATGCAGTGCGGCCGGGCACGCACTTCACCTGCGTGGGCGCCGATACGCGCGGCAAGCGCGAACTGCCCGAGGGCTTGCTGGAACGATCGCGCGTGGTGGCCGACGATCGCGCGCAAGCGCTGGCGCTGGGCGAGATGCAGTGGGCGGCGGATATTGAATGCGTGGAGCTGGGGGACGTTTTGACCGGCGGCGCATTTACGCGCGCGGAGAACGACGTCACGGTGTTCGATATGACAGGGCTGGCGTTGCAGGACCTGGTGCTGGGGGAGTGCTTATTTGCTGCGGCGCTGGAAGCGGGTGTCGGGAACGGCGTTGCATGGCCGTGGTAA
- the apbC gene encoding iron-sulfur cluster carrier protein ApbC — MSITVDAVKAALSQVIDPNTTKDFVSGKAVKNLKVDNGDISLDIELGYPAKSQVDSIRRNVIAALKALPGAGNISVGVSSKIIPHSVQRGLKLMPNVKNIIAVASGKGGVGKSTTAVNLALALAAEGASVGLLDADIYGPSQPMMLGVSGRPQTVDGKSMEPMENHGVQVSSIGFLIDPDEPMVWRGPMVTQALQQLLEQTNWRDLDYLIVDMPPGTGDIQLTLSQKVPVTGAVIVTTPQDIALLDARKGLKMFEKVGIPILGIVENMSTHICSNCGHAEEIFGAGGGEKMCKDFNVDFLGALPLTMSIREQADSGKPTVVADPDGPVAAIYKDIARKIAVQVAEKAKDMTSKFPSIVIKND, encoded by the coding sequence ATGAGTATCACAGTAGACGCAGTCAAAGCCGCCCTGTCGCAAGTTATTGACCCAAATACAACGAAAGATTTCGTTAGCGGCAAGGCCGTGAAAAATCTTAAAGTTGACAATGGCGACATTTCGCTCGACATCGAGCTCGGCTACCCCGCCAAAAGCCAGGTCGACAGCATCCGCCGCAACGTTATCGCCGCGCTGAAGGCCTTGCCTGGCGCCGGCAATATCAGCGTCGGTGTGAGCTCGAAGATCATTCCCCACAGCGTGCAGCGCGGCCTCAAGCTCATGCCCAATGTGAAAAACATCATTGCCGTCGCGTCGGGCAAGGGCGGCGTCGGTAAATCGACCACCGCCGTCAACCTGGCGCTGGCGCTTGCTGCCGAAGGCGCGTCGGTCGGCCTGCTCGACGCCGATATTTATGGTCCGTCGCAGCCGATGATGCTGGGCGTGTCCGGCCGCCCGCAAACGGTCGACGGCAAGTCGATGGAGCCGATGGAAAACCACGGCGTGCAAGTGTCGTCGATCGGTTTCCTGATCGACCCGGACGAGCCGATGGTCTGGCGCGGCCCGATGGTCACGCAGGCGTTGCAGCAACTGCTGGAACAAACCAACTGGCGCGACCTCGACTACCTGATCGTCGATATGCCGCCCGGTACCGGCGACATCCAGTTGACGTTATCGCAAAAAGTGCCGGTCACCGGTGCCGTGATCGTCACTACGCCGCAGGACATCGCGCTGCTCGACGCCCGCAAGGGCCTGAAAATGTTCGAAAAGGTCGGCATTCCGATCCTGGGCATCGTGGAAAACATGAGCACCCATATCTGCTCGAACTGCGGCCACGCCGAAGAGATTTTCGGCGCCGGCGGCGGCGAAAAGATGTGCAAGGACTTCAACGTGGACTTCCTCGGCGCGCTGCCGCTGACCATGTCGATCCGCGAGCAGGCCGATTCCGGCAAGCCGACCGTGGTGGCCGATCCCGATGGCCCGGTCGCGGCGATCTATAAAGACATCGCCCGCAAGATCGCGGTGCAGGTGGCGGAGAAGGCCAAGGACATGACCAGCAAGTTCCCGAGTATCGTTATCAAGAACGATTAA